The Methanofervidicoccus abyssi genome includes a region encoding these proteins:
- a CDS encoding adenosylhomocysteinase, whose product MSKIRDINLYPEGELKIEWARKHMPVLNLIREEFKNEKPFKGITIGMALHLEAKTAVLAETLMEGGAEIAITGCNPLSTQDDVAAACVKKGMNVYAWRGETREEYYENLHKVLDHEPDIIIDDGADLIFLLHRERRELLDKIMGGCEETTTGVIRLKAMAEEGVLKFPVINVNDAYTKHLFDNRYGTGQSVMDGIIRTTNLLIAGKNVVVAGYGWCGRGVAMRAAGMGANVIVTEVNPIRALEARLDGYRVMKMEEAAKIGDIFITTTGCKDVIRAEHMLVMKDGAILANAGHFDNEISKEDLKSISKSVRKVRKNIEEYDLGNKKLYLLGEGRLVNLVCGDGHPCEVMDMSFANQALSAKFLKENHEKLENRVYNIPYEQDLRIASLKLRSMGIEIDELTPEQRRYLSDWREGT is encoded by the coding sequence ATGAGTAAAATTAGGGATATAAATCTATATCCTGAGGGAGAGTTGAAAATAGAATGGGCCAGAAAACATATGCCAGTTTTAAACCTTATAAGAGAGGAGTTTAAGAATGAAAAACCCTTTAAGGGGATTACCATAGGGATGGCATTACATCTGGAAGCAAAAACTGCCGTACTTGCCGAAACCTTAATGGAGGGAGGAGCGGAGATAGCAATTACGGGATGTAATCCTCTATCTACCCAGGACGATGTAGCTGCTGCCTGCGTAAAGAAGGGGATGAATGTATATGCTTGGAGAGGAGAAACAAGGGAAGAATATTACGAAAACTTACATAAGGTATTAGATCATGAGCCTGATATAATTATAGACGATGGGGCGGATCTTATATTTCTACTACATAGAGAGAGACGGGAACTTCTAGATAAGATAATGGGGGGTTGTGAGGAGACTACAACTGGAGTTATAAGATTAAAGGCAATGGCTGAGGAGGGAGTATTAAAATTTCCAGTTATAAATGTAAATGATGCCTACACAAAACACTTATTTGACAACAGGTATGGAACAGGACAGAGTGTCATGGACGGTATTATAAGAACTACAAATCTACTAATCGCCGGAAAGAATGTAGTAGTTGCTGGATACGGTTGGTGCGGTAGAGGAGTTGCAATGAGGGCTGCTGGAATGGGTGCAAATGTTATAGTAACTGAGGTCAATCCTATAAGGGCCTTGGAAGCCAGGTTAGATGGTTATAGAGTCATGAAGATGGAGGAGGCTGCTAAGATAGGGGATATATTTATTACCACAACTGGATGTAAGGACGTAATTAGGGCTGAACATATGTTGGTTATGAAGGATGGAGCCATTCTTGCAAATGCAGGGCACTTTGACAACGAGATCAGTAAAGAGGATCTTAAGAGTATTTCTAAGTCTGTTAGAAAAGTTAGAAAAAACATAGAGGAGTATGACCTAGGGAATAAAAAACTCTACCTGCTTGGAGAGGGTAGGTTGGTTAATCTCGTATGTGGGGATGGACATCCCTGTGAAGTTATGGATATGAGTTTTGCAAATCAGGCTTTAAGTGCCAAGTTCCTTAAGGAAAATCATGAGAAATTGGAGAACAGAGTATATAATATACCGTATGAGCAGGACCTACGGATAGCTTCCTTAAAGTTAAGATCTATGGGTATCGAGATCGATGAATTAACTCCGGAACAGAGAAGATACCTAAGTGATTGGAGAGAAGGAACTTAA
- a CDS encoding CBS domain-containing protein: MISKYVVRDIMNRGIYEVFLDTPLREVIKTMGENSISSVVVTDREGTYWGIITSLDVLKYYTKDIDNLKAEDVMVSKIITVNPLTPLEKAAAIMVENRIHHLYVVSELREDKIVGVISSKDIIKVLHEELEK, encoded by the coding sequence TTGATATCAAAGTATGTTGTTAGAGACATAATGAATAGGGGGATATATGAAGTGTTCTTAGATACTCCTCTAAGGGAGGTAATAAAAACCATGGGTGAAAACAGTATATCTTCTGTAGTAGTGACAGATAGAGAAGGTACCTACTGGGGAATTATAACAAGTTTAGATGTGCTGAAGTATTACACAAAAGATATAGATAACTTAAAGGCTGAGGACGTAATGGTCAGTAAGATCATCACAGTAAATCCTTTGACACCTTTAGAAAAGGCTGCTGCTATCATGGTGGAAAATAGAATACACCATCTCTATGTAGTATCTGAACTTAGGGAGGATAAAATAGTGGGAGTTATCAGTTCAAAGGATATTATTAAGGTACTTCACGAGGAATTGGAGAAGTAG
- a CDS encoding EMC6-like membrane protein, which translates to MDVEGKSAIIHTLCGMIFGTLSNYVYNLGLGIFSGIVTMIFLTAGLLIVGHITALILGKDSLDQKQWLGCGVTPYFFTAIVFWILAYNGVFSRIW; encoded by the coding sequence ATGGATGTGGAGGGAAAATCTGCTATAATTCATACCTTATGTGGTATGATATTTGGAACACTATCTAACTATGTATATAACTTAGGTCTTGGTATATTCAGTGGGATAGTAACCATGATCTTTCTAACTGCTGGACTTCTTATAGTGGGACATATTACGGCCCTAATACTTGGTAAAGATAGTTTAGATCAGAAACAGTGGCTTGGATGTGGGGTGACACCTTATTTTTTTACCGCTATAGTATTTTGGATACTAGCGTATAATGGAGTATTCTCCAGGATTTGGTGA
- a CDS encoding 2-oxoacid:acceptor oxidoreductase subunit alpha: protein MNAKVDFIQGNIACARGAIKVGCRFFGGYPITPSTEIAEEMARSLPKVGGYYVQMEDEIGAMASVIGASWGGLKAMTATSGPGLSLMIEQIGYAYMTETPCVIVDVQRGGPSTGQPTYASQGDMMQVRWGAHGDYEPIALAPSSVQEMYDFTIMAFNYAEIYRIPVFVMADEIVGHMREKVVLHDNVQIMERAIPEEKPCKKPFPFDKDVAEMPVFGRGYNVHVTGLTHNERGYPDVSPETHDKLVRRICNKILKNKDKIVKYEGKYLDSDIVFLCYGTPSRTVKYTVEMLRKNGYDVGYLRLITVYPFPDKIVKSLKASKIIVPEMNLGQIAEEVMKHSRAEVTSCSKIGGELHRPEDLIAFLD, encoded by the coding sequence TTGAATGCAAAAGTTGATTTTATCCAAGGTAATATTGCATGTGCAAGGGGAGCAATCAAAGTAGGTTGTAGATTCTTCGGGGGATACCCTATAACTCCATCTACCGAGATAGCTGAGGAAATGGCAAGGTCTCTTCCAAAGGTAGGGGGGTACTACGTCCAGATGGAAGATGAAATAGGGGCAATGGCTAGTGTAATAGGTGCAAGTTGGGGGGGATTAAAGGCAATGACTGCAACTTCAGGTCCTGGACTCAGTTTAATGATAGAACAGATAGGGTACGCCTATATGACAGAGACACCCTGTGTAATAGTAGATGTGCAGAGGGGAGGGCCTTCTACAGGACAGCCCACATATGCGAGCCAGGGGGATATGATGCAGGTAAGATGGGGTGCCCATGGGGACTACGAACCTATAGCTCTCGCCCCATCTTCGGTACAGGAGATGTATGACTTCACAATTATGGCATTCAACTATGCCGAAATATACAGGATACCAGTTTTTGTTATGGCAGATGAGATAGTAGGGCATATGAGGGAGAAAGTGGTGCTCCACGATAACGTCCAAATAATGGAGAGGGCTATACCTGAGGAAAAACCCTGTAAGAAACCTTTCCCATTTGATAAAGATGTTGCAGAGATGCCTGTATTTGGAAGGGGCTACAACGTACATGTTACAGGACTTACCCACAACGAAAGGGGGTATCCAGATGTCTCACCTGAAACCCACGATAAGTTAGTTAGAAGGATATGTAATAAGATATTGAAAAATAAGGATAAGATTGTAAAGTATGAAGGAAAATACTTAGACAGTGATATAGTATTCCTCTGCTACGGCACTCCATCAAGGACTGTTAAATATACAGTTGAGATGCTGAGAAAGAACGGATACGATGTAGGATATCTGAGACTTATAACTGTGTATCCATTCCCCGATAAAATAGTAAAGAGTCTAAAGGCATCCAAGATCATAGTACCAGAGATGAATTTAGGTCAGATTGCCGAAGAGGTGATGAAGCACAGTAGAGCTGAAGTAACTTCCTGTAGTAAAATAGGTGGAGAGTTGCACAGGCCAGAGGATCTTATAGCATTTCTGGATTAG
- the cobI gene encoding precorrin-2 C(20)-methyltransferase has protein sequence MVEKVYGVGVGPGDKELLTLKAVKVLKKVDKIFIPVSKEGRSSLAYDIVKDIVEGKPVEELLFPMIKNQECLKIYHERAFENIKSAQGEVAVITIGDPTLYSTFSYLWRLLKRDNIPVEIVNGIPSPFACAGRLNIPLVEGREKLVILPRGEDLERYLGLFDTIVVMKTKRLGEILKRILGKEERDKYLVGVVSKGFWEDENIQWGKIEEIDFEDINHYLSLAIIKRVDREDI, from the coding sequence ATGGTGGAAAAAGTTTATGGTGTAGGAGTAGGACCGGGAGATAAGGAATTATTAACGTTGAAAGCGGTAAAAGTGTTAAAAAAAGTGGATAAAATATTTATTCCAGTATCTAAGGAAGGTAGATCTTCCTTAGCCTACGATATTGTAAAAGATATTGTAGAGGGAAAACCTGTAGAGGAATTATTATTTCCAATGATAAAAAATCAGGAGTGTTTAAAGATATATCATGAGAGGGCTTTTGAGAACATCAAGAGTGCTCAAGGAGAGGTGGCGGTAATTACTATAGGAGATCCCACTTTATATAGTACCTTCTCCTACCTGTGGAGACTGTTAAAGAGGGACAACATCCCAGTGGAGATTGTAAATGGGATACCTTCTCCCTTTGCCTGTGCAGGGAGGTTGAATATACCTTTAGTTGAAGGAAGAGAGAAGTTAGTTATACTACCGAGAGGTGAAGATTTAGAGAGATATCTAGGGCTATTCGACACCATTGTGGTTATGAAGACGAAGAGATTGGGAGAGATACTGAAGAGAATATTAGGTAAGGAGGAAAGGGATAAATACTTAGTAGGGGTGGTAAGTAAAGGTTTTTGGGAAGATGAAAATATACAGTGGGGAAAGATTGAGGAGATAGACTTTGAAGATATCAACCACTATCTATCCTTGGCTATAATTAAAAGGGTTGATAGGGAAGATATATAG
- a CDS encoding DUF1611 domain-containing protein yields MIVRSAKLSHKNKVSEGLERFSNIKIVGYHFEDEKYLEEDYDTFIWTKEILEPSEIKTWEETILKEMEKGKNIYNMARLYRIADNHRLVFTAEEYGIEYFDSSDPQAFQRYIYYAKLGLEKIRGKVITVMGTGRKSGKFTTSLILKRELGRYFEVGGVGTEPHSKLCNMEEMVIPQVIPLCHVASTIFGAIKKVDLKDKDVILVSSQTGIFSDPLEVGTGRGGGVVSLSILYGSKPDYIILASNTLNVEEIERHIKVLEMLSNKKVIGITINGRRFKNLGENYREILDKISKRLNIPVVDVVKRTYLEEFIDEYICNIL; encoded by the coding sequence ATGATTGTAAGGAGTGCAAAACTATCTCACAAAAACAAAGTATCAGAGGGGCTGGAGAGATTCTCCAATATTAAAATAGTAGGTTATCACTTTGAAGATGAAAAATACCTAGAAGAAGACTACGATACCTTTATATGGACTAAGGAGATATTGGAACCTTCTGAGATAAAGACATGGGAGGAAACAATATTAAAAGAGATGGAGAAAGGTAAAAACATATACAATATGGCTAGGCTCTACAGAATAGCTGATAATCATAGATTAGTATTTACTGCAGAAGAGTACGGTATCGAATACTTCGACTCTTCAGACCCTCAAGCATTCCAGAGATATATATATTATGCTAAGTTAGGGTTGGAGAAAATACGTGGGAAGGTAATAACTGTAATGGGCACTGGAAGGAAAAGTGGTAAATTTACAACATCTCTTATTTTAAAGAGGGAACTTGGTAGATACTTCGAGGTAGGTGGTGTAGGTACTGAGCCTCACTCAAAACTCTGTAATATGGAGGAGATGGTGATCCCACAAGTTATACCCCTGTGTCATGTTGCTTCTACTATTTTCGGTGCCATTAAAAAGGTGGATTTAAAGGATAAAGATGTTATATTGGTGTCCAGTCAAACTGGAATATTTTCAGATCCCTTAGAGGTGGGAACTGGTAGAGGAGGAGGTGTTGTAAGCTTATCTATTCTTTATGGTTCAAAACCGGATTATATAATACTTGCATCTAATACCTTAAATGTAGAGGAGATAGAACGCCATATAAAGGTTTTGGAAATGTTAAGTAATAAGAAGGTAATAGGGATTACTATAAATGGAAGGAGATTTAAAAACTTAGGTGAAAATTACAGAGAGATACTGGATAAGATCTCCAAAAGGTTGAATATTCCAGTAGTAGATGTGGTAAAAAGGACATATTTAGAGGAGTTTATAGATGAGTATATCTGTAATATTTTATAA
- the mptN gene encoding tetrahydromethanopterin:alpha-L-glutamate ligase translates to MKIGILSESRDWVTYELERTMNELNITPVYIKPSGITSYIGMDIKFEYRRKDVLDLDAIFVRNLGDINNYYRYDIIKYIEHYIPVINPSEALENCGNKFKTSALLDIYSVPHPKTVVTEDIHKAMTWIEKFNDCVLKPIFGNGGEGIYRLKNKSLITRLNLLNEYKNRYGVIYLQEFINTPGEEYRDIRAFVVGDEVVAAMYRVSDNWITNIRQNGRAERCEVTPEIEDIALKAKKALGILYGGVDIIEDENGNLKVLEVNGAPSWEALSKVSKVDITRCLVEYILSII, encoded by the coding sequence ATGAAAATAGGTATATTAAGTGAAAGTAGGGACTGGGTTACCTACGAATTGGAAAGAACAATGAATGAACTTAACATTACACCTGTATATATTAAGCCTTCTGGGATCACATCCTATATAGGTATGGATATAAAATTTGAATATAGAAGAAAGGATGTTCTCGATCTCGATGCCATATTCGTTAGAAACCTTGGAGATATAAATAATTACTACAGATACGATATTATTAAGTACATTGAACATTATATTCCAGTTATAAATCCTTCTGAGGCTTTGGAAAACTGTGGGAATAAGTTTAAAACCTCTGCACTTTTGGATATTTACAGTGTACCTCATCCTAAGACAGTTGTTACTGAAGATATACATAAAGCTATGACATGGATAGAGAAATTCAACGACTGTGTTTTAAAACCTATATTTGGAAATGGTGGAGAAGGCATATACAGGTTAAAAAATAAATCTCTTATAACCAGGTTAAATCTTCTAAACGAGTATAAAAATAGATACGGAGTAATATATCTCCAAGAGTTTATAAACACACCTGGGGAGGAGTACAGGGATATCAGGGCTTTTGTTGTAGGAGATGAAGTTGTTGCAGCTATGTATCGTGTCTCCGACAACTGGATAACTAATATACGCCAAAATGGGAGAGCCGAGAGATGTGAAGTTACACCCGAGATAGAAGATATAGCATTAAAAGCCAAAAAAGCTCTGGGGATACTCTACGGTGGCGTGGATATCATAGAAGATGAAAATGGAAATTTAAAGGTGTTGGAAGTAAATGGAGCACCTTCCTGGGAGGCTCTTTCGAAGGTTTCTAAGGTGGATATAACAAGGTGTTTGGTGGAGTATATTTTAAGTATTATATAA
- a CDS encoding methanogenesis marker 7 protein, translating to MYEIVRYEGGVYRNNILKEWIEDVGGFIIQEHVMQLDVYMTVALPKSELENFKREIKKYKGKVVETPLAGIEVAVVAPSLSRHHLPHTACDIAEYLRRYGAKSNMIGLSHGAGKNISSIKEKEKRLIEEHDIAVYVMGNFESCLKDKVHLFDVDIPVVVTGGPEKLDIPYPYVGNLGRRAQRLRHSEERQALKKMVEEITKLINKKREELSYDPPIVPPVVLKDILEKEVEDIFGILSPMPIVTQLDGLRVKLDYDTYHEKIENVKVGKYLLKDITEVRRSYMKNYILIKIKPTSEVVG from the coding sequence ATGTACGAAATCGTTAGATATGAGGGAGGAGTTTATAGGAATAATATATTAAAAGAGTGGATTGAAGATGTTGGAGGGTTTATAATCCAGGAACATGTGATGCAGTTGGATGTATATATGACTGTAGCACTGCCTAAAAGTGAGTTGGAGAACTTCAAAAGGGAAATCAAGAAGTACAAGGGGAAGGTAGTTGAAACGCCACTGGCAGGGATCGAAGTGGCAGTCGTTGCACCAAGTTTATCTCGACACCATCTCCCTCATACAGCCTGTGATATAGCAGAATATCTCAGAAGATACGGAGCAAAATCCAATATGATAGGGCTTTCCCATGGAGCAGGCAAGAATATAAGCAGTATAAAGGAGAAAGAGAAGAGATTGATTGAGGAACATGATATTGCTGTATATGTTATGGGCAACTTTGAAAGCTGTTTAAAGGATAAGGTACATCTCTTTGATGTAGATATTCCTGTTGTAGTAACTGGAGGACCTGAAAAGCTGGATATTCCATACCCCTACGTGGGAAATCTTGGAAGGAGGGCCCAGAGGTTGAGACACAGTGAGGAGAGACAGGCCTTAAAGAAGATGGTAGAAGAGATTACAAAGTTGATAAACAAGAAAAGAGAAGAGCTATCTTACGACCCTCCAATAGTCCCCCCAGTTGTACTTAAGGATATATTGGAGAAGGAAGTAGAAGATATATTCGGTATCTTATCTCCAATGCCCATAGTTACACAGTTAGATGGTTTAAGAGTAAAGTTAGATTATGACACCTATCATGAGAAGATAGAGAACGTCAAAGTTGGGAAATATCTTCTTAAAGATATAACTGAAGTTAGGAGATCTTACATGAAGAATTATATTCTGATTAAGATAAAACCAACATCGGAGGTTGTAGGATAG
- a CDS encoding CBS domain-containing protein, with protein sequence MLFKKLSTVERVYNIGLEQNSLFNIFDHITLFVKEAEEDLVKLYDLRVLEKIPVKNIMTRNIITINKNDSIDKLKEYIEKYRHMGYPVVDDEGKLVGVVTFRDLEKSGKKNVIEDIMTPKDKLVFISPETSASESQKIMAKMDIGRLLVLDDKGELIGIVSRGDIVRTYKIYSKGSAKIQKCSRISNFYFYDRNKKEKLKKLVDDLIMLLGSKDYIISEKEDYIEILTKDWEPLVKIMMAGDTVDHISITTKSINILEIDIIREILKKIDEYAFEEIVLTDHITLIDEKSSIQRIITDVTLFNDSKKTFGTITIRSDF encoded by the coding sequence ATGCTGTTTAAGAAACTATCTACTGTAGAAAGAGTATACAATATTGGATTAGAACAGAACTCGTTATTTAATATATTTGATCACATTACCTTATTTGTAAAGGAAGCTGAGGAAGATCTTGTAAAACTTTACGACTTGAGAGTTTTGGAGAAGATCCCTGTAAAAAATATAATGACAAGAAATATAATAACTATCAACAAGAACGATAGTATCGATAAGTTAAAGGAGTATATAGAGAAATACAGGCATATGGGTTATCCTGTGGTAGACGACGAGGGGAAATTAGTTGGAGTGGTTACCTTTAGAGATCTAGAAAAAAGTGGTAAAAAAAACGTTATTGAGGATATAATGACTCCAAAGGATAAATTAGTGTTTATATCTCCAGAAACTTCTGCCTCAGAATCCCAGAAAATAATGGCAAAGATGGATATTGGAAGGTTGTTAGTATTAGATGACAAGGGAGAACTTATAGGTATAGTAAGTAGAGGAGATATTGTAAGGACTTACAAGATATACAGTAAAGGTTCTGCAAAGATTCAAAAGTGTTCTAGAATATCTAATTTTTATTTCTACGACAGAAATAAAAAGGAAAAGTTGAAGAAACTTGTAGATGATCTTATTATGTTACTTGGAAGTAAAGATTATATTATCTCTGAAAAGGAAGATTATATAGAGATATTAACTAAGGACTGGGAGCCCTTGGTTAAGATAATGATGGCAGGAGATACAGTGGATCATATATCCATAACCACTAAATCGATTAATATACTGGAGATAGATATAATAAGGGAGATTTTGAAGAAGATAGATGAGTACGCCTTTGAAGAGATAGTACTAACTGATCACATTACCCTTATAGATGAGAAATCCTCAATCCAGAGGATAATTACAGATGTTACTCTCTTCAACGACAGTAAGAAGACATTCGGGACTATCACCATTAGATCTGACTTCTAA